A window of the Cystobacter fuscus genome harbors these coding sequences:
- the nadD gene encoding nicotinate (nicotinamide) nucleotide adenylyltransferase gives MRIALLGGSFNPPHVGHLMAAHYVRATQGVDEVWFMPTFRHPFGKASVPFEHRVRMCELLGEDTSGWLKTSRVESEVGKDGRTVDTLDFLRARHPEHHFSLVIGSDILKDLPYWKDFERIQRLARVVVLYRAGYPAEGTVGPPLAEVSSTEIRERLVRGEPPADLVPAPVLAYAREHHLYAP, from the coding sequence ATGCGCATCGCCCTGCTCGGAGGCTCCTTCAATCCGCCCCACGTGGGCCACCTGATGGCCGCCCACTACGTCCGCGCCACCCAGGGCGTGGACGAGGTGTGGTTCATGCCCACCTTCCGCCATCCCTTCGGCAAGGCGTCCGTCCCGTTCGAGCACCGGGTGCGGATGTGTGAGCTGCTCGGAGAGGACACCTCGGGCTGGCTGAAGACGTCCCGGGTGGAGAGCGAGGTGGGCAAGGACGGGCGCACGGTGGACACGCTGGACTTCCTCCGGGCGCGCCACCCCGAGCACCACTTCTCGCTCGTCATCGGCTCGGACATCCTCAAGGATCTGCCGTACTGGAAGGACTTCGAGCGCATCCAGCGGCTCGCGCGCGTGGTGGTGCTCTACCGCGCGGGCTACCCGGCCGAGGGCACCGTGGGGCCGCCGCTCGCCGAGGTCTCCTCCACGGAGATCCGCGAGCGCCTGGTCCGGGGTGAGCCTCCCGCGGACCTCGTGCCGGCCCCGGTGCTCGCCTACGCGCGCGAACACCACCTGTACGCCCCCTGA
- a CDS encoding tetratricopeptide repeat protein, with protein sequence MLWLLVAGALAAATDVPVSGDLTPALTQEAAGDTEGALAAVQEIIQFWPTEALPRLEAARMRLKLGGDLELVEKDLEVASAAAPNNPRLHFLRGLLWEERGQLSRAASAYERSVFLRSSYDDARFRLGGVWASLGDWLKAEMHYRLLARARPEWIQVRLQLIHVIEQQGRLEDAEKEWRQLHAEQPGNVLVVEQFARFYERTGRPRQAAQLREKLGPASPPKKMRPLRPSRR encoded by the coding sequence ATGCTCTGGCTCCTGGTAGCGGGCGCCCTCGCGGCCGCCACGGACGTCCCCGTCTCAGGGGACCTGACACCCGCCCTCACCCAGGAGGCCGCCGGCGACACCGAGGGGGCGCTCGCGGCCGTCCAGGAGATCATCCAGTTCTGGCCCACCGAGGCCCTTCCCCGCCTGGAGGCCGCTCGCATGAGGCTCAAGCTGGGAGGGGACCTGGAGCTGGTGGAGAAGGACCTGGAGGTGGCCTCCGCTGCGGCGCCCAACAACCCCCGGCTGCACTTCCTGCGCGGGCTGCTGTGGGAGGAGCGCGGCCAGTTGTCCCGGGCGGCGAGTGCCTACGAGCGCTCCGTCTTCCTGCGCTCCTCGTACGACGACGCCCGCTTCCGGCTCGGCGGCGTCTGGGCCTCCCTCGGCGACTGGCTCAAGGCGGAGATGCACTACCGGCTGCTCGCCCGCGCCCGCCCGGAGTGGATCCAGGTCCGTCTCCAGCTCATCCACGTCATCGAGCAGCAGGGCCGGCTGGAGGACGCCGAGAAGGAGTGGCGTCAGTTGCACGCTGAACAGCCAGGCAACGTGCTCGTCGTCGAACAGTTCGCCCGGTTCTACGAGCGCACGGGCCGCCCTCGCCAGGCGGCCCAGCTCCGGGAGAAACTGGGGCCCGCCTCACCTCCCAAGAAAATGCGTCCGCTGCGCCCGTCGCGTCGCTAG
- a CDS encoding adenylate/guanylate cyclase domain-containing protein — protein sequence MKTANLAIVFTDIQGFSERTSRQTLEENERLLRVHSELLVPLFKAFGGRILKSIGDAFMVTFVSPTQAVLSGMAIQDRLWQYNQTASEAERLDVRVAINVGEVRLEEQDVFGEPVNIAARVESITEAGEVFFTEAVYLAMNKAEVPSREVGLFELKGIPSKIRVFRVPRGPYRMGAPAQDAPPEPSPERPPFGNLALSRVPESMLSVPDLAATAAQVGERIVQRTRTAFLAVKTHRQQRWPPSPRALKVGGAMALVLLVVGGFFLLHDSPVEAAIKAAGNKELPAAERAEWGKKARGLITEDKELPAGERSWLLGRLEEALQRPAIAVVQYRSAVKAGEERAGEQLIEMLENPDCQLRVKVADTLGELRLTSAREGLETLAKKGGAGEKKSSLFDAGCNSREAAERALAQLGR from the coding sequence TTGAAGACCGCCAACCTCGCCATCGTGTTCACCGACATCCAGGGCTTCTCCGAGCGAACCAGCCGGCAGACGCTCGAGGAGAACGAGCGTCTGCTCCGGGTACACAGCGAGCTGCTCGTGCCCCTGTTCAAGGCGTTTGGCGGGCGCATCCTCAAGTCCATTGGGGATGCGTTCATGGTCACCTTCGTGTCCCCCACCCAGGCCGTCCTGAGCGGCATGGCCATCCAGGACCGGCTCTGGCAGTACAACCAGACGGCCTCGGAGGCCGAGCGGCTCGACGTGCGCGTGGCCATCAACGTGGGCGAGGTGCGGCTGGAGGAGCAGGACGTCTTCGGCGAGCCCGTCAACATCGCCGCCCGCGTGGAGTCCATCACCGAGGCGGGCGAGGTCTTCTTCACCGAGGCCGTCTACCTCGCGATGAACAAGGCCGAGGTGCCCTCGCGCGAGGTGGGCCTCTTCGAGCTCAAGGGCATCCCCAGCAAGATTCGCGTCTTTCGCGTCCCCCGAGGGCCGTACCGCATGGGCGCCCCCGCGCAGGATGCGCCGCCCGAGCCCTCGCCGGAGCGCCCCCCATTCGGCAACCTGGCCCTCTCGCGTGTCCCCGAGTCGATGCTGTCGGTCCCGGACCTCGCCGCCACCGCGGCCCAGGTGGGCGAGCGAATCGTCCAGCGCACCCGCACGGCCTTCCTCGCCGTGAAGACCCACCGACAGCAGCGCTGGCCCCCGTCGCCTCGGGCGCTGAAGGTGGGCGGCGCGATGGCCCTGGTGTTGCTCGTCGTGGGCGGCTTCTTCCTCCTGCACGACTCGCCCGTCGAGGCCGCCATCAAGGCCGCCGGCAACAAGGAGTTGCCGGCCGCCGAGCGGGCCGAGTGGGGGAAAAAGGCCCGTGGGCTCATCACCGAGGACAAGGAGCTCCCCGCGGGCGAACGGTCGTGGCTGCTCGGACGGCTCGAGGAGGCGCTGCAGCGGCCCGCGATCGCGGTGGTGCAGTACCGCTCCGCGGTGAAGGCCGGCGAGGAGCGGGCTGGCGAGCAGCTCATCGAGATGCTCGAGAACCCGGACTGTCAGCTGCGCGTCAAGGTCGCTGATACGTTGGGAGAGCTCCGGTTGACGTCCGCCCGCGAGGGGCTGGAGACGCTCGCGAAGAAGGGCGGGGCCGGAGAGAAGAAGTCGAGCCTGTTCGATGCCGGGTGCAATTCGCGCGAGGCCGCGGAACGGGCGCTGGCGCAGCTCGGCCGCTGA
- a CDS encoding exo-beta-N-acetylmuramidase NamZ domain-containing protein, producing MRRVKTGLDVWVEQGFAPLKGKRVGAIVNPTSVDSNFQHLADLLARTPGVHLAALFGPEHGVRGEAQYMVAVDADKDRRTGVPVHSLYGSTFESLSPRPEWLEGLDALVFDIQDVGSRYYTYVYTMALAMKAAGAAKIPFYVLDRPNPLNGVTIEGNLVGERYRSFVGLYPIPNRHGMTAGELARLFNDEQGFGCELTVVPMQGWRREDFWSDTGLPFMPPSPNMPTADTALVYPGMCQGEGTNVSEGRGTCRPFEQFGAPWVDSDALIARLEREQLPGVRFRVVGFTPTFDKYRGVSCNGAFIHVTDRTAFLPLRTGIAIWQALHELGQGKGFAWREDAYEFVDDVPAFDLLCGTDQVRRGIEAGWPLNRLLEGFDAQAQEFARRRERHLLYARGS from the coding sequence ATGAGACGGGTGAAGACGGGACTGGATGTGTGGGTGGAGCAGGGCTTCGCGCCGCTCAAGGGCAAGCGCGTGGGGGCCATCGTCAACCCGACCAGCGTGGACTCGAACTTCCAGCACCTGGCGGACCTGCTGGCGCGCACGCCGGGCGTGCACCTGGCGGCCCTCTTCGGCCCCGAGCACGGCGTGCGCGGCGAGGCCCAGTACATGGTCGCCGTGGACGCGGACAAGGACCGGCGCACGGGTGTCCCCGTGCACAGCCTCTACGGCTCCACCTTCGAGTCGCTCTCCCCACGCCCCGAGTGGCTCGAGGGCCTGGACGCGCTCGTCTTCGACATCCAGGACGTGGGCAGCCGCTACTACACCTACGTCTACACCATGGCGCTGGCCATGAAGGCGGCGGGCGCGGCGAAGATCCCCTTCTACGTGTTGGATCGGCCCAACCCCCTCAACGGCGTCACCATCGAGGGCAACCTCGTGGGCGAGCGCTACCGCTCCTTCGTGGGGCTCTACCCCATCCCCAACCGCCACGGCATGACGGCGGGCGAGCTGGCGCGTCTCTTCAACGACGAGCAGGGCTTTGGCTGCGAGCTGACCGTGGTGCCCATGCAGGGCTGGCGCCGCGAGGACTTCTGGAGCGACACCGGGCTGCCCTTCATGCCGCCCTCGCCCAACATGCCCACGGCCGACACGGCGCTCGTCTACCCTGGCATGTGCCAGGGCGAGGGCACCAACGTCTCCGAGGGCCGGGGCACCTGCCGCCCCTTCGAGCAGTTCGGCGCCCCGTGGGTGGACTCGGACGCGCTCATCGCCCGGCTCGAGCGCGAGCAGCTACCCGGAGTGCGTTTCCGGGTGGTGGGATTCACCCCCACCTTCGACAAGTACCGGGGCGTGTCGTGCAACGGTGCCTTCATCCACGTCACGGACCGCACCGCCTTCCTCCCCCTGCGCACGGGCATCGCCATCTGGCAGGCGCTCCATGAGCTGGGGCAGGGCAAGGGATTCGCCTGGCGCGAGGACGCCTACGAGTTCGTGGACGACGTGCCCGCCTTCGACCTGCTGTGTGGGACGGACCAGGTGCGTCGGGGCATCGAGGCGGGTTGGCCCCTGAATCGTTTGCTGGAAGGCTTCGACGCCCAGGCCCAGGAGTTCGCCCGGCGCAGGGAGCGCCACCTGCTGTACGCTCGCGGTTCGTGA
- a CDS encoding endonuclease MutS2: protein MTVQIAQRTLEDLGYAEVLRALAHRCRTEPGRERALARPFLGTEEEVAEALALVAETRRLAHEQFSLPLGGVTDLRGALELASKNGLLEPRQLIAAAQLLFAFVRTREALEERQHVVPRLAAISRRLPLLEPLAVRIDRSFEADGEISDRASPELREARDRVRGLHRRIKGQLEEMLHDEGFLPKLRENYYTIRNGRYVVPVVSNYRGEVPGIVHNASQTGQTLFVEPEGLVGLGNDLAIAQSLVAEEERRILQELTNQLGREAAKALEGLEAVAELDEAEAAAVLAGDLRAYTPEFQGVEDLSLVRLRHPRLVLRDTEVVPNDVEMKGQARALVVSGPNAGGKTVTLTAVGLCALMLRAGLPIPAGEGSRMPLYHTVHSTVGDAQDLSQGLSTFSAHVARLRDITLAVAKNSLVLIDEIAADTDPREGAAIAIAVLEELLGKGAVVLVTTHLEELKALAHLDPRFLNARVGFDSKRMAPTYKLQLGAAGASSAIEVAARMGLPAHICERARDLSMNAGGALAKALTAAEEERRRLQDELERAKVAAEESERLRKELEEQKVQFERERKARLMRFNEEVAAASEQAAAEVQELLKVLRAQSNEKAASEARAQLLQRMEEANQRAKAARAELFQVEAPGPADLRVGAWARHSGLNKDVEILELHGDQALVAAGIMKMRVPVSELSGTRAGKPKESKFPERNKQAQQLQRAKAAAPEAVPSTNYRCDVRGMRAEDALGELESFLDRGMRSGEEAAIIIHGHGTGALRQAIRDYLAASPYIRMFRPGENHEGGDGVTVVALRA, encoded by the coding sequence ATGACCGTGCAGATCGCTCAGAGAACATTAGAGGACCTTGGCTACGCGGAAGTGCTTCGTGCGCTGGCCCACCGCTGTCGGACCGAACCTGGGAGGGAGCGCGCGCTCGCCCGGCCGTTCCTCGGGACGGAGGAAGAGGTCGCCGAGGCCCTGGCCCTCGTTGCCGAGACGCGGCGGTTGGCCCATGAGCAGTTCTCCCTGCCGCTCGGCGGGGTGACGGACCTGCGGGGGGCGCTGGAGCTGGCGTCGAAGAACGGCCTGCTCGAGCCCCGGCAGCTCATCGCCGCGGCGCAACTGCTGTTCGCCTTCGTGCGCACGCGCGAGGCGCTGGAGGAGCGGCAACACGTGGTGCCCCGGCTGGCGGCCATCTCGCGGCGGCTGCCGCTGCTCGAGCCGCTCGCGGTGCGCATCGACCGGAGTTTCGAGGCGGACGGGGAGATTTCCGACCGGGCGAGTCCGGAGCTGCGCGAGGCGCGCGACCGGGTGCGGGGCCTGCACCGGCGCATCAAGGGGCAGCTCGAGGAGATGCTCCACGACGAGGGCTTCCTGCCCAAGCTGCGCGAGAACTACTACACCATCCGCAATGGCCGGTACGTGGTGCCCGTCGTCTCCAACTACCGGGGCGAGGTGCCGGGCATCGTCCACAACGCGAGCCAGACGGGACAGACGCTGTTCGTCGAACCCGAGGGACTGGTGGGCCTGGGCAACGACCTGGCCATCGCCCAGTCGCTGGTGGCGGAGGAGGAGCGGCGCATCCTCCAGGAGCTGACGAACCAGCTCGGGCGCGAGGCGGCCAAGGCGCTCGAGGGGCTCGAGGCGGTGGCGGAGCTGGACGAGGCGGAGGCAGCAGCGGTGCTGGCCGGAGACCTGCGCGCCTACACGCCGGAGTTCCAGGGAGTGGAGGACCTGTCGCTGGTGCGGCTGCGGCATCCACGGCTGGTGCTGCGTGACACCGAGGTGGTGCCCAACGACGTGGAGATGAAGGGCCAGGCGCGGGCGCTGGTGGTGTCCGGCCCCAACGCGGGCGGCAAGACGGTGACGCTGACGGCGGTGGGCCTGTGCGCGTTGATGCTGCGCGCGGGTCTGCCCATCCCCGCGGGCGAGGGCTCGCGGATGCCGCTGTACCACACGGTGCACTCCACGGTGGGCGACGCGCAGGATCTGTCGCAGGGCCTGTCCACGTTCAGCGCGCACGTGGCGCGCCTGCGGGACATCACCCTCGCGGTGGCGAAGAACTCGCTGGTGCTCATCGACGAGATCGCCGCGGACACGGATCCACGCGAGGGAGCGGCCATCGCCATCGCCGTGCTGGAGGAGCTGCTCGGCAAGGGGGCGGTGGTGCTGGTGACGACGCACCTGGAGGAACTCAAGGCGCTCGCGCACCTGGATCCGCGCTTCCTCAACGCGCGCGTGGGCTTCGATTCCAAGCGCATGGCGCCCACGTACAAGCTGCAACTGGGCGCGGCGGGTGCGTCCTCGGCGATCGAGGTGGCCGCGCGCATGGGACTGCCGGCGCACATCTGCGAGCGGGCGCGCGACTTGTCGATGAACGCGGGTGGCGCGCTGGCCAAGGCGCTGACGGCGGCGGAGGAGGAGCGGCGCCGGCTACAGGACGAGCTGGAGCGGGCCAAGGTGGCGGCGGAGGAGAGCGAGCGGCTGCGCAAGGAGCTCGAGGAGCAGAAGGTGCAGTTCGAGCGCGAGCGCAAGGCACGGCTGATGCGCTTCAACGAGGAAGTGGCGGCGGCGAGCGAGCAGGCGGCGGCGGAGGTGCAGGAGCTGCTCAAGGTGCTCCGGGCACAGTCCAACGAGAAGGCGGCGAGCGAGGCGCGCGCGCAGTTGTTGCAGCGCATGGAGGAGGCCAACCAGCGGGCGAAGGCGGCGCGGGCGGAGCTGTTCCAGGTGGAGGCGCCGGGGCCGGCGGACTTGCGCGTGGGCGCGTGGGCACGGCACTCGGGGCTGAACAAGGACGTGGAGATCCTGGAGCTGCACGGAGATCAGGCGCTGGTGGCGGCGGGCATCATGAAGATGCGCGTACCGGTGTCGGAGCTGTCGGGGACGCGCGCGGGCAAACCCAAGGAGTCGAAGTTCCCCGAGCGCAACAAGCAGGCGCAGCAGTTGCAGCGCGCCAAGGCGGCGGCGCCCGAGGCGGTGCCGTCGACGAACTACCGCTGCGACGTGCGTGGCATGCGGGCCGAGGACGCGCTGGGCGAGCTGGAGTCCTTCCTGGACCGGGGCATGCGCAGTGGAGAGGAAGCGGCGATCATCATCCACGGGCATGGCACGGGGGCGCTGCGGCAGGCCATCCGGGACTACCTGGCGGCCTCGCCGTACATCCGCATGTTCCGCCCCGGAGAGAACCACGAGGGCGGTGACGGCGTGACGGTGGTGGCATTGAGGGCGTGA
- a CDS encoding putative toxin-antitoxin system toxin component, PIN family has protein sequence MSPLPLVLDTNVVLDLLVFDDPALGPLARALASGAATAWADEHTLRELKYVLAYPTFHLDEAAQRSVLERYRSLVREVPVEPGAPLPPLPRCRDRDDQKFLELAARSGARWLVSKDKRVLSMADRVGLPFGILSCRQLVARLPG, from the coding sequence ATGAGCCCGTTGCCCCTGGTGCTCGACACCAACGTGGTGCTGGATCTGCTGGTGTTCGACGACCCCGCCCTGGGGCCCCTCGCGCGCGCGCTGGCCTCGGGCGCGGCCACCGCGTGGGCGGATGAGCACACGCTCCGGGAGCTGAAGTACGTGCTCGCCTACCCCACCTTCCACCTGGACGAGGCCGCCCAGCGCTCGGTGCTCGAGCGCTACCGGAGCCTCGTGCGGGAAGTCCCGGTGGAGCCGGGCGCGCCCCTGCCGCCCCTGCCCCGCTGCCGCGACCGGGATGATCAGAAGTTCCTCGAGCTCGCCGCCCGCTCGGGAGCCCGGTGGCTCGTGAGCAAGGACAAGCGGGTGTTGTCCATGGCCGATCGCGTGGGACTGCCCTTCGGCATCCTCTCCTGCCGGCAACTGGTGGCGCGGCTGCCCGGGTGA
- the dbpA gene encoding ATP-dependent RNA helicase DbpA yields the protein MDFSALALSPPLLQVLAELKFQTATPIQAQSIPVLLQGRDLVGQAKTGSGKTAAFALPLLQKIQLPPRRLQALVLCPTRELCAQVAGEIRRLGRRLPGLQVLVLAGGQPIRPQIDALEKGAHLAVGTPGRVLDLLQREVLDTRHLATVVLDEADRMLDMGFREDMERILGATPKTRQTVLFSATFPDSIEAMSRAFQKEPARVTVESTDTAPDIQQLAYLCAPEEKTAVLLRLLRHYQPTSAIVFCNLKATVVEVTRALNEAGVSADGLQGDLEQFERDRVMAKFRNHSTRVLVATDVAGRGIDVEALDAVFNFDLPSQPEPYVHRIGRTGRAGRQGLAIALVTPKDDRKVEEIEHATKSKLEHARVDSLPPEDPAGKGSLGSAWETLCISAGRKDKMRPGDILGALTGEAGGLKATDIGKIEIQDRLSYVAVARSVARVALQSLSQGRIKGRKHHIERLR from the coding sequence ATGGACTTTTCCGCACTCGCCCTGTCCCCACCGTTGTTGCAGGTTCTCGCGGAGCTGAAGTTCCAGACCGCCACGCCCATTCAGGCCCAGAGCATTCCGGTGCTCCTCCAGGGCCGCGATCTCGTTGGTCAGGCGAAGACGGGCAGCGGGAAGACCGCCGCCTTCGCGCTGCCGCTCCTGCAGAAAATCCAGCTCCCACCCCGGCGACTCCAGGCGCTCGTGCTCTGCCCGACGCGGGAGCTCTGTGCCCAGGTGGCCGGAGAGATCCGCCGCCTCGGCCGGAGGTTGCCCGGCCTCCAGGTGCTCGTGCTCGCGGGGGGCCAGCCCATCCGGCCCCAGATCGACGCGCTCGAGAAGGGTGCCCATCTCGCGGTGGGCACACCCGGCCGCGTGTTGGATCTCCTCCAACGCGAGGTGCTCGACACCCGCCACCTCGCCACCGTGGTGCTCGACGAGGCCGACCGGATGCTCGACATGGGCTTTCGCGAGGACATGGAGCGCATCCTCGGCGCCACCCCGAAGACGCGTCAGACCGTGCTCTTCTCGGCCACGTTCCCTGACTCCATCGAGGCGATGAGCCGCGCCTTCCAGAAGGAGCCCGCGCGCGTCACCGTCGAGTCGACCGACACGGCTCCCGACATCCAGCAGCTCGCCTACCTCTGCGCGCCCGAGGAGAAGACCGCCGTGTTGTTGCGGCTGCTCCGGCACTATCAGCCCACGTCCGCCATCGTGTTCTGCAACCTCAAGGCGACGGTGGTCGAGGTGACCCGCGCGCTGAACGAGGCCGGGGTGAGCGCGGATGGTCTCCAGGGTGACCTGGAGCAGTTCGAGCGAGACCGCGTCATGGCGAAGTTCCGCAACCACAGCACCCGGGTGCTCGTCGCCACGGACGTGGCGGGCCGGGGCATCGACGTCGAGGCGCTCGACGCCGTCTTCAACTTCGATCTGCCCTCACAGCCCGAGCCCTATGTCCACCGCATCGGCCGCACGGGACGCGCGGGACGCCAGGGCCTCGCCATTGCGCTCGTCACCCCGAAGGATGACCGCAAGGTCGAGGAGATCGAGCACGCCACCAAGTCCAAGCTGGAGCATGCGCGCGTGGACTCACTGCCCCCCGAGGACCCGGCGGGCAAGGGCTCCCTGGGCTCCGCCTGGGAGACGCTGTGCATCTCCGCCGGGCGCAAGGACAAGATGCGGCCAGGTGACATCCTCGGAGCCCTGACCGGTGAGGCCGGTGGGCTCAAGGCCACGGACATCGGGAAGATCGAGATCCAGGATCGGCTGTCGTACGTCGCCGTGGCCAGGAGCGTCGCGCGCGTGGCACTCCAGAGCCTGAGCCAGGGCCGCATCAAGGGGCGCAAGCACCACATTGAGCGGTTGCGCTGA
- a CDS encoding bifunctional metallophosphatase/5'-nucleotidase yields the protein MPPEFDSKPVFRAMKPWRRASGVLALSLVGALTGCDDKKPNPEPAPAPSAPAPAPAPQPTTVTVLVTGSVNGQLAPAPTEEGTTPPGAAQLLGWWEAKEKHCPGPLKDGQAPCENASTLALTIGDAWNGPALSSFLYGESTATVMGRMGYAASALGNHELDFGREQFQKNQQLGGFPFLAANLKVKDAALAKGWELPGFKVFERQGLKVGVVGLTSPKTVSTAMAGRAEGLEIIPDEQALTQAVAEAQKAGADTVVVLADECPSDLKTVVGAHKEWKVSLVAGGRCPQPTETSKDGDTTYVSLGKGFGKYLRASYTFDPSKPEGEQVTAVEATLVDVTGGEGAPAANADITQQLADFQQRLDKVLGEEIGFVKKALPADSKQLGAWVAGAIQKQLDTDGVVLNRKGFRAGLPAGKVTKGSVYSVLPFENSLLVVELKGEDLARQLANPEAVFSGFTPAGKGKFKDAKGKPVDPKKEYKIATVEYLYFGGDGFEFEKLDPEPGETGMSWQTPVIDWTKAQASTEAKPLDKVIK from the coding sequence ATGCCTCCAGAGTTCGATTCCAAGCCGGTGTTTCGCGCGATGAAGCCGTGGCGCCGCGCTTCCGGTGTCCTGGCCCTCTCGCTCGTGGGCGCGCTCACCGGCTGCGACGACAAGAAGCCCAACCCGGAGCCGGCCCCGGCTCCCTCGGCTCCGGCGCCCGCCCCCGCGCCCCAGCCGACGACGGTGACGGTGCTCGTCACCGGCAGTGTCAATGGACAGCTCGCCCCCGCGCCCACCGAGGAGGGCACGACGCCGCCGGGCGCGGCGCAGCTGCTCGGCTGGTGGGAGGCCAAGGAGAAGCACTGTCCCGGCCCGCTCAAGGACGGGCAGGCCCCCTGTGAGAACGCCTCCACGCTGGCGCTGACCATCGGCGATGCGTGGAATGGCCCCGCCCTCTCCTCCTTCCTCTATGGCGAGTCCACCGCCACGGTGATGGGCCGCATGGGCTATGCCGCGTCCGCGCTGGGCAACCACGAGCTGGACTTCGGGCGGGAGCAGTTCCAGAAGAACCAGCAGCTCGGTGGCTTCCCCTTCCTCGCGGCCAACCTGAAGGTGAAGGACGCGGCGCTGGCCAAGGGCTGGGAGCTGCCGGGCTTCAAGGTGTTCGAGCGCCAGGGCCTGAAGGTGGGCGTGGTGGGCCTCACCTCGCCCAAGACGGTGTCCACGGCCATGGCCGGCCGCGCCGAGGGCCTGGAGATCATCCCCGACGAGCAGGCGCTGACGCAGGCGGTGGCCGAGGCGCAGAAGGCCGGAGCGGACACCGTGGTGGTGCTCGCGGACGAGTGCCCGAGCGACCTGAAGACCGTGGTGGGCGCGCACAAGGAGTGGAAGGTGTCGCTGGTGGCGGGCGGGCGGTGCCCGCAGCCCACGGAGACGAGCAAGGACGGCGACACCACGTACGTGTCGCTCGGCAAGGGCTTCGGCAAGTACCTGCGTGCTTCCTACACCTTCGATCCCTCCAAGCCCGAGGGCGAGCAGGTGACGGCGGTGGAGGCCACGCTCGTGGACGTGACGGGCGGCGAGGGCGCGCCGGCGGCCAACGCGGACATCACCCAGCAGCTCGCCGACTTCCAGCAGCGCCTGGACAAGGTGCTCGGCGAGGAGATCGGCTTCGTGAAGAAGGCGCTGCCCGCGGACTCCAAGCAGCTCGGGGCCTGGGTGGCGGGCGCCATCCAGAAGCAGCTCGACACGGACGGCGTGGTGCTCAACCGCAAGGGCTTCCGCGCGGGGCTGCCCGCGGGCAAGGTGACCAAGGGCAGCGTGTACTCGGTGCTGCCCTTCGAGAACTCGCTGCTGGTGGTGGAGCTCAAGGGCGAGGATCTGGCGCGCCAGCTCGCCAACCCGGAGGCGGTGTTCTCCGGCTTCACCCCGGCCGGCAAGGGCAAGTTCAAGGACGCCAAGGGCAAGCCGGTGGATCCGAAGAAGGAGTACAAGATCGCCACCGTCGAGTACCTCTACTTCGGCGGGGACGGCTTCGAGTTCGAGAAGCTGGATCCGGAGCCGGGTGAGACGGGTATGTCCTGGCAGACGCCCGTCATCGACTGGACCAAGGCCCAGGCCAGCACCGAGGCCAAGCCGCTGGACAAGGTCATCAAGTAG
- a CDS encoding DUF47 domain-containing protein — MLERLMPTADGFHDDFDAQCATTLAGARLFHELLSDYRDVSSRVEALQRVEHQGNSVNHLALERLHSAFIAPFERTHIHALLSRIDEVLDFTLAAALRLQFYEIPASLPEATHLSRLLVALTEKLREVVRALRSLRNPEPILAGCKELKLLAREAKEVLRAGKGQLFKSGMDHLSVLKWKEIYDALTSALFKCRDAADVIEGIVLTYA; from the coding sequence ATGCTCGAGAGATTGATGCCGACGGCGGATGGGTTCCACGACGACTTCGATGCCCAGTGCGCCACGACCCTGGCCGGAGCGCGCCTGTTCCATGAGTTGTTGAGCGACTATCGCGACGTGTCCTCCCGGGTCGAGGCCCTCCAGCGGGTGGAGCACCAGGGCAACTCGGTGAACCACCTCGCGCTCGAGCGGTTGCACTCGGCCTTCATCGCCCCGTTCGAGCGCACGCACATCCACGCGCTGCTGTCGCGGATCGACGAGGTGCTCGACTTCACCCTCGCGGCGGCGCTCCGGTTGCAGTTCTACGAAATCCCCGCGAGCCTGCCGGAAGCCACCCACCTGTCGCGCCTGCTCGTGGCGCTCACCGAGAAGCTGCGCGAGGTGGTGCGGGCGCTGCGCTCGCTGCGCAACCCCGAGCCCATCCTCGCGGGCTGCAAGGAACTCAAGCTGCTGGCACGCGAGGCGAAGGAAGTGCTGCGCGCCGGCAAGGGCCAGCTCTTCAAGAGCGGGATGGATCACCTCTCCGTGCTCAAGTGGAAGGAGATCTACGACGCCCTCACGAGCGCGCTCTTCAAGTGCCGGGATGCCGCGGATGTCATCGAGGGGATCGTCCTGACGTACGCCTGA